A part of Microbulbifer salipaludis genomic DNA contains:
- a CDS encoding TonB-dependent receptor has protein sequence MKSKFHKRFPAHRLCAAVAALAAAVPAMADSTLEEVVVTANKRESGLMETAAAVSAFNSEARDAIGIDDSADLAARAPSLTIAPSRISIRGIGRPNTALGSDPGVGLYWDGVYNTETDVLNMSNFLDIERVEVLRGPQGTLYGRNSIGGAINFVSKQPDSEKWGTTVVAELGNYGQSTAQVLTSGPVTEKLSILAALSDIRRDGFQENVYNGDDYDNRENQYATVSLKHDTTDSWSNTLKVMRSQSDTNPSNGYTLEPFSTGYVQEVRDAYVGATVLNFPGMFPGQNFANMHQGMTAENPGVTNPNQVSIDFAPTQSSERDAVFFTSELDREGFTVKYTAGHSKFDFSRALDADLTAAENSGLDWNNLYLTTPDFGPLPMSLITGIGATPSDLIFGFEQESEFTSHELQVSTDLEGPINFIGGLYYYNSDEAQDIYYQERNAELMAVYATLGSFIGQGVNPEGYLYKADAELETTSTAVYGQMDWSATDDLVVTLGLRYSEDEKTGRDNTFAQYVGDPADPVVAHTGSDTWDQPTWKLGLDYTLNEDHFLYGFVATGYRSGGFNLLQPTANPEIDMVEPETLTSTEFGYRGSFANNRINLSASVYHYAYEDMQVLKQTVVNGVSLASYENAAESTATGFETEFQALLTDNLLLSGTYSYNDTRFDEFSSADFNACALGPQAQGLVFDPLCTQEQDLTANRFPLSPEQKASANLTYSWEAMSLAWSATGSYLYTSDQYMTAFNRGDYDLLDSSDRIDLRLNVASLDDTWEVTGFIKNLSDDRHVTYRERPSTVTQTAVSTLSDPRLIGLRMKYNF, from the coding sequence ATGAAGTCCAAATTCCACAAGCGATTCCCTGCTCACAGGCTGTGCGCAGCGGTTGCCGCACTGGCGGCGGCAGTTCCCGCCATGGCTGACTCGACTCTGGAAGAAGTCGTGGTTACCGCCAACAAGCGCGAGTCTGGCCTGATGGAGACCGCTGCGGCCGTCTCCGCATTCAATAGTGAGGCCCGCGATGCAATCGGCATCGACGACTCCGCCGATCTGGCTGCCCGAGCGCCCTCCCTGACCATTGCGCCCAGCCGGATCAGTATCCGCGGTATTGGCCGCCCGAATACGGCGCTCGGTTCGGACCCTGGTGTTGGCCTGTACTGGGATGGGGTTTATAACACCGAAACCGATGTGTTAAATATGTCCAACTTCTTGGACATTGAGCGGGTCGAGGTGCTTCGCGGCCCTCAGGGCACACTCTATGGCCGGAACTCCATCGGTGGCGCCATCAATTTTGTCAGCAAGCAGCCAGACAGTGAAAAATGGGGCACCACCGTGGTTGCGGAGCTCGGCAACTACGGCCAGAGCACCGCGCAGGTATTGACCAGCGGCCCGGTCACCGAAAAGCTGTCTATCCTCGCCGCCCTGTCCGATATCCGCCGCGACGGTTTCCAGGAGAACGTCTACAACGGCGATGACTACGACAACCGCGAAAACCAGTATGCAACCGTCAGCCTGAAGCACGACACCACCGACAGCTGGTCCAACACCCTGAAAGTGATGCGCTCCCAGTCGGACACTAACCCGTCCAATGGCTACACGCTGGAGCCTTTCTCCACCGGCTATGTGCAGGAAGTCCGCGACGCCTATGTGGGTGCTACCGTGCTGAACTTCCCGGGCATGTTCCCCGGCCAGAACTTCGCCAACATGCACCAGGGCATGACTGCCGAAAACCCTGGCGTCACCAACCCGAACCAAGTGTCCATCGACTTTGCCCCGACCCAGAGCAGCGAGCGCGATGCGGTGTTCTTTACCAGCGAGCTTGATCGTGAAGGTTTCACCGTCAAGTACACCGCGGGCCACTCCAAGTTCGATTTCAGTCGTGCCCTGGATGCCGACCTAACTGCGGCAGAAAATTCCGGCCTGGACTGGAACAACCTGTACCTGACCACCCCGGATTTCGGCCCCTTGCCGATGTCCCTGATCACCGGCATCGGCGCTACGCCCTCTGACCTGATTTTCGGGTTTGAGCAAGAGTCGGAATTCACTTCCCACGAGCTGCAGGTGAGCACTGACCTGGAAGGGCCGATTAACTTTATCGGTGGTCTCTACTACTACAACAGCGATGAAGCCCAGGACATCTACTATCAAGAGCGCAATGCGGAACTGATGGCGGTATACGCGACTCTAGGCAGCTTCATTGGCCAGGGCGTAAATCCGGAAGGCTACCTGTACAAAGCCGATGCCGAACTGGAAACCACCTCGACCGCGGTATACGGCCAGATGGACTGGAGCGCGACCGATGACCTGGTGGTAACCCTGGGCCTGCGCTACTCCGAGGACGAAAAGACCGGCCGCGACAACACATTCGCCCAGTACGTTGGCGACCCCGCAGACCCGGTCGTGGCCCACACCGGCAGCGACACCTGGGACCAGCCAACCTGGAAGCTGGGGCTCGACTACACCCTGAATGAAGACCACTTTCTGTATGGCTTTGTGGCGACCGGCTACCGTTCCGGTGGTTTCAACCTGCTGCAGCCCACCGCCAACCCCGAGATCGATATGGTCGAGCCAGAGACTCTCACCTCCACCGAGTTCGGCTACCGTGGCAGCTTCGCGAACAACCGCATCAACCTCAGCGCCTCCGTGTATCACTATGCCTACGAGGATATGCAGGTACTCAAGCAGACCGTGGTCAACGGGGTTAGCCTTGCGAGCTACGAGAACGCGGCAGAGTCCACCGCAACTGGCTTCGAGACAGAGTTCCAGGCCCTGCTGACCGACAACCTCTTGCTCAGCGGTACATACTCTTACAACGACACCCGCTTTGATGAATTCAGCTCCGCTGACTTCAATGCCTGTGCCCTCGGCCCCCAGGCGCAGGGTCTCGTGTTCGACCCGCTTTGCACCCAAGAGCAGGACCTGACGGCCAATCGCTTCCCCTTGAGCCCTGAGCAAAAGGCATCCGCCAACCTGACTTACAGCTGGGAAGCCATGAGCCTCGCATGGAGCGCCACCGGTAGCTATCTGTACACCAGCGACCAGTACATGACCGCCTTCAATCGTGGCGACTATGACCT